One genomic segment of Aquipluma nitroreducens includes these proteins:
- a CDS encoding heavy metal-binding domain-containing protein has protein sequence MKNKILVSIMMLAGLLIGTSLQANLRAQVAKVKTEMATGKKYACPHHPDQVSDKPGKCGVCGMDLVEVKDMGKQSMKKKMDAMPEKMKMDGEGKKKDMDKMKKDAGDMKMEMKKDMKDMKMDSSKMMKKQM, from the coding sequence ATGAAAAATAAAATTTTAGTTTCAATAATGATGTTAGCAGGTTTGCTGATCGGTACCTCGCTGCAAGCCAATTTAAGAGCTCAGGTTGCAAAAGTGAAAACAGAAATGGCAACGGGCAAGAAATATGCATGTCCTCACCACCCTGATCAGGTGAGTGATAAACCTGGCAAATGCGGTGTTTGTGGAATGGATTTGGTTGAAGTAAAAGATATGGGGAAACAATCCATGAAGAAAAAAATGGATGCCATGCCTGAAAAAATGAAGATGGATGGCGAAGGTAAAAAAAAGGATATGGATAAAATGAAAAAGGACGCCGGCGATATGAAAATGGAGATGAAAAAAGACATGAAGGATATGAAGATGGATTCGTCGAAAATGATGAAGAAACAGATGTAG
- a CDS encoding outer membrane lipoprotein-sorting protein → MKTKLATFLLSLFAISAFAQNIDIKEIVRKSDEKFRGTSSTGSFSMTIQRPTWSRTISMKSWALGTEYSLIYVTAPAKEKGQVFLKRGNEMWNWVPTIERMVKVPPSMMMQSWMGSDFTNDDLVRESSIVKDYTHKLLGEEKIDNYLCYKVELIPLENAPVVWGKVLMWVSKQDFLWLKAEFYDEDGVLVNTEILSDVKKMDDRVIPTRMEMIPADKKGQKTIMIFEDTKFDVPLKEDFFSIQNMKKIK, encoded by the coding sequence ATGAAGACAAAATTAGCAACATTCCTTTTAAGCCTGTTTGCCATTTCGGCATTCGCTCAGAACATCGACATCAAAGAGATTGTCCGGAAATCGGACGAGAAATTTCGGGGAACATCGAGCACCGGAAGCTTCTCGATGACCATACAACGCCCAACCTGGTCGCGCACCATCTCAATGAAAAGCTGGGCGCTGGGCACTGAATATTCGCTGATTTATGTGACTGCTCCGGCAAAAGAAAAAGGGCAGGTTTTCCTGAAACGTGGTAATGAAATGTGGAATTGGGTGCCAACCATTGAACGAATGGTAAAAGTTCCGCCATCGATGATGATGCAGTCGTGGATGGGTTCCGATTTTACCAACGACGATCTGGTGCGCGAATCGTCGATTGTAAAAGATTACACGCACAAACTGCTGGGCGAGGAAAAGATCGACAATTATCTGTGCTATAAAGTGGAATTAATACCGCTTGAAAATGCGCCGGTAGTTTGGGGTAAAGTACTGATGTGGGTGAGCAAACAGGATTTTCTGTGGCTGAAAGCCGAGTTCTACGATGAGGATGGCGTATTGGTCAATACCGAAATTCTGAGCGATGTGAAAAAGATGGACGACCGCGTGATTCCGACCCGGATGGAAATGATTCCGGCTGACAAAAAAGGACAGAAAACCATCATGATTTTCGAAGACACCAAATTTGACGTTCCACTGAAAGAAGATTTTTTCTCGATTCAGAATATGAAAAAAATAAAGTAA
- a CDS encoding ABC transporter permease: MTTNIRLAWRNIWRNKRRTLITVASIFFGVLLSTFMTSMQEGTYSKMIDNVVGFYSGYIQVHHPEYWENKTIDYTFAPNDSLAEAISHNPAITSYVPRLESFTLMSYKTSTKGAALIGIDPEKENQMSNLSHWIEKGSYLKPGDDGIILAVNLAKNLGVDVGDTLVLISQGYHGATAAALFPVRGNLKFPAPTMNSLGGYIDIQHAQNFFSVPGKYTSLVLMVNDYGKVNQIKHRLKAELGKQFEIMTWDEMDPVTKNMIDADRSGAYITKGILYALVGFGIFGTVIMMMAERRKEMGIMVAIGMQKSRLSKILFYETTLLGFVGVLAGFAVSLPLILYLVYHPIPITGEAAKAYEQFGFEAAMYFSGKWFVFARQLLIIFIITLIVYLYPLVKTFNLKLTKALHS; encoded by the coding sequence ATGACTACAAACATAAGACTTGCATGGCGAAACATCTGGCGAAACAAACGCCGGACGCTGATTACGGTGGCGTCCATCTTTTTCGGGGTATTGCTCAGCACCTTCATGACTTCGATGCAGGAAGGAACCTACTCGAAAATGATCGACAATGTGGTTGGCTTTTATTCCGGCTACATTCAGGTTCACCATCCTGAATACTGGGAAAACAAAACCATCGATTATACTTTCGCGCCAAACGATTCACTTGCAGAAGCAATTAGCCACAACCCGGCAATTACCTCGTATGTGCCGCGACTTGAATCTTTTACGCTGATGTCGTACAAAACGAGTACCAAGGGAGCAGCACTGATTGGTATCGATCCGGAGAAAGAGAATCAAATGAGCAACCTATCGCACTGGATTGAAAAAGGCTCGTACCTGAAACCGGGCGACGACGGCATTATTCTGGCGGTAAATCTGGCCAAAAACCTCGGGGTGGATGTTGGAGACACGCTCGTGTTGATCAGTCAGGGCTATCACGGAGCAACTGCTGCTGCACTTTTCCCGGTTCGTGGCAATCTGAAATTTCCGGCACCAACCATGAACAGTCTGGGCGGCTATATCGACATTCAGCATGCACAAAACTTTTTCTCTGTTCCGGGAAAATACACGTCATTGGTGCTGATGGTGAATGACTACGGTAAAGTGAACCAAATAAAACACAGGCTGAAAGCCGAGTTGGGCAAGCAGTTCGAAATAATGACCTGGGACGAAATGGACCCGGTGACCAAAAACATGATCGATGCCGATCGCTCAGGAGCATACATTACCAAAGGAATTCTTTACGCACTAGTTGGTTTCGGAATATTCGGGACCGTTATCATGATGATGGCCGAACGCCGCAAGGAAATGGGAATCATGGTTGCCATAGGCATGCAAAAGAGCCGCCTCAGCAAAATCTTGTTTTACGAAACAACTTTACTTGGTTTTGTGGGTGTTTTGGCAGGTTTTGCAGTGAGCTTACCACTAATTCTCTACCTGGTTTATCACCCCATTCCAATTACCGGCGAAGCTGCCAAAGCCTACGAACAGTTTGGTTTTGAGGCGGCCATGTATTTCTCCGGGAAATGGTTTGTTTTCGCCCGACAACTGCTGATCATTTTCATCATTACACTAATTGTTTACCTCTATCCGCTGGTTAAAACCTTCAATTTGAAACTAACAAAAGCGCTTCATTCATAA
- a CDS encoding sensor histidine kinase, whose translation MNQNPTLFFSRLYWKISALFIMILVLFAGITLYISVHSANNYSIEVNQKLNWNLAATTVSEIKPEFQNGTVNKAAIADIMHSMMVINPSLEVYLLDPEGKILSYVAPAKVVKLENVSLAPIESFLNDTKHNLIFGDDPRNLGEKKTFSAAKVIDQGRLTGYIYIVLASQEYISAAQMVIGSYILGLSIRSIIIILIISAFVGLFFIWFITKKLNTIVLGIREFQSGNLNVRIPVKNKDELDNIGLVFNEMAGAISKSIRELKETDEFRKELISNVSHDLRTPVASIQGYAETLLLKKDRIAPEEQTKYLEIIYASCERLKTLVSELFELSKLQTNQVKLNPEPFSIAELVSDIANKYRIISQKKGISINAFIPKENTMVEADILLIDRVLQNLIDNAIRFCREGDYINIEIISVEEGKIEIKIADSGEGINADELPFIFERYYKGKKYSESTGLGLAIVKKIIDLHHSDIQVFSQPGKGTTFTFQLPAINVA comes from the coding sequence ATGAATCAGAACCCAACATTGTTTTTTAGCCGTCTTTACTGGAAGATATCTGCCTTATTTATAATGATTCTGGTGCTTTTTGCAGGAATCACCTTGTATATTTCGGTACATTCTGCAAACAATTATTCGATTGAGGTAAACCAGAAATTGAACTGGAACCTGGCTGCAACTACAGTTAGTGAAATTAAGCCGGAGTTCCAGAACGGCACTGTTAACAAGGCTGCGATTGCCGATATCATGCATTCGATGATGGTTATTAACCCCAGCCTGGAAGTTTACCTGCTCGATCCGGAAGGGAAAATATTAAGTTACGTGGCGCCGGCAAAAGTGGTGAAACTCGAAAATGTGTCGTTGGCACCCATCGAAAGCTTCCTGAACGATACCAAGCACAACCTTATTTTTGGTGACGACCCGCGAAATTTGGGTGAGAAAAAAACATTTTCGGCAGCCAAAGTCATCGATCAGGGCAGGTTAACCGGCTACATTTATATTGTACTGGCTAGTCAGGAATACATTTCGGCAGCCCAAATGGTAATTGGAAGTTACATTCTCGGACTATCGATCCGTTCAATCATCATTATCCTGATCATTTCTGCCTTTGTGGGCTTATTCTTTATTTGGTTCATTACCAAAAAGCTAAATACAATTGTGCTGGGAATCCGCGAGTTTCAATCTGGAAATCTCAATGTCCGTATTCCGGTGAAAAACAAAGATGAATTGGATAACATTGGATTGGTATTCAACGAAATGGCCGGAGCGATTTCGAAAAGTATCAGGGAATTGAAAGAAACCGACGAATTCAGGAAAGAACTGATCAGCAATGTTTCGCACGATTTGCGAACCCCTGTGGCTTCCATTCAGGGTTATGCCGAAACGCTTTTGCTGAAAAAGGATCGGATTGCTCCGGAAGAGCAAACCAAATACCTCGAAATCATATACGCGAGTTGTGAGCGGCTGAAAACGCTGGTGAGCGAACTGTTCGAACTTTCCAAACTGCAAACCAATCAGGTGAAACTTAATCCTGAACCGTTTTCGATTGCAGAACTGGTATCGGATATCGCCAATAAATACCGCATTATTTCGCAAAAGAAAGGGATTAGCATCAACGCGTTTATTCCGAAAGAAAATACCATGGTGGAAGCCGATATACTGCTGATCGACCGGGTTTTGCAGAACCTGATCGACAATGCCATCCGTTTTTGCCGCGAAGGCGATTACATCAACATTGAAATCATTTCGGTAGAGGAGGGGAAAATTGAAATAAAGATTGCCGATTCAGGAGAAGGAATTAATGCGGATGAACTTCCCTTTATTTTCGAGCGCTATTACAAAGGCAAAAAGTACAGCGAAAGTACCGGATTAGGTTTGGCTATTGTCAAAAAGATTATCGATCTGCATCATTCCGATATTCAGGTTTTCAGCCAGCCGGGCAAAGGCACTACTTTTACTTTTCAGCTTCCTGCGATAAACGTTGCCTAA
- a CDS encoding ABC transporter ATP-binding protein: protein MNVIEVKNLKKIYNSSEVKVNALNGIDLTIEQGEFTAIVGPSGSGKTTFLNMLGGLDSPTEGEIAIGGTDIQHLSSSELIDFRLRNIGFVFQAYNLIPVLTAVENVEFIMQMQGIDKKERLQRAKDLLNQVGLGERVNSRPSKLSGGQQQRVAVARALASKPKFVLADEPTANLDSKSTENLLDIMEELNRKENVTFIFSTHDQRVVNKARRVITLEDGKIISDLRK, encoded by the coding sequence ATGAACGTCATTGAAGTTAAAAACCTGAAAAAGATTTACAACAGTTCGGAAGTGAAAGTCAATGCACTGAATGGCATCGATCTAACGATTGAGCAAGGTGAATTTACTGCTATTGTCGGGCCATCAGGTTCAGGAAAAACCACGTTTTTAAATATGCTTGGCGGGCTCGATTCGCCAACCGAAGGCGAAATTGCCATTGGCGGAACCGACATTCAGCATTTGTCTTCGTCGGAACTGATCGACTTCCGGCTCCGGAATATTGGATTTGTCTTTCAGGCCTATAACCTGATACCGGTTCTCACGGCCGTCGAAAATGTGGAATTTATCATGCAAATGCAGGGTATCGACAAAAAAGAACGGCTGCAGCGTGCCAAAGATTTGCTGAACCAGGTTGGCTTGGGAGAGCGCGTGAATAGTCGCCCCTCAAAGCTTTCGGGTGGACAACAACAGCGCGTTGCAGTGGCTCGGGCACTGGCATCGAAACCCAAATTTGTTTTGGCAGATGAACCAACCGCCAACCTTGACAGTAAATCGACCGAGAATCTGCTGGACATTATGGAAGAACTCAACCGGAAGGAAAACGTTACTTTTATTTTCAGCACACACGATCAGCGCGTGGTAAACAAAGCCCGGCGGGTAATTACGCTGGAAGACGGAAAGATTATCAGCGATTTACGGAAATAG
- a CDS encoding NAD(P)-dependent oxidoreductase, translating into MTFQKITIIDSCGLTPSVLEQITQLSKESIIIYNDFPNSDAEILNRIADSDCVLVSWHTKVNADVIKAAPNLKYIGMCCSLYDEKAANVDIAQAQKQGIVVKGVRDYGDDGTLEFIFAELIYLMKGLGNHQWQTENRELRGKTMGIIGMGTLGTMVARTAKHFGMNVFYFNRSRKLELEAEGFSFLSLNELLETCDVISTHLPKNSNVMGEAEFRHKKPNSILVNTSIGLTFDKKAFITWLSGDPTSFAIFDGPGVGEFSEEFSKYPNIIISDRSSGFTLEAQSRLSEKVLANMQDFRACCQ; encoded by the coding sequence ATGACATTTCAAAAAATAACCATCATCGACTCGTGTGGATTGACCCCATCTGTATTGGAGCAAATTACTCAGCTCTCCAAAGAATCAATCATCATTTACAATGATTTTCCGAACAGCGATGCCGAAATCCTGAATCGGATTGCCGATTCGGATTGTGTGCTGGTAAGTTGGCATACCAAGGTAAATGCCGATGTTATTAAAGCTGCTCCTAACCTGAAATACATTGGTATGTGTTGCAGCTTGTACGACGAAAAGGCTGCCAATGTAGATATTGCCCAAGCTCAAAAACAGGGAATCGTGGTGAAAGGAGTGCGCGATTATGGAGATGATGGAACGCTCGAATTCATTTTTGCCGAACTGATCTATCTGATGAAAGGACTTGGCAACCATCAGTGGCAGACCGAAAATCGGGAGCTGCGTGGCAAAACGATGGGCATCATCGGAATGGGAACTTTGGGAACAATGGTTGCCCGAACGGCAAAGCATTTTGGGATGAATGTATTTTATTTCAACCGAAGCCGCAAGCTGGAATTGGAAGCCGAAGGTTTTAGCTTTCTATCATTGAATGAATTGCTGGAAACCTGTGATGTGATCAGCACACATTTGCCAAAGAATTCGAATGTAATGGGCGAAGCTGAATTCCGGCATAAAAAGCCAAATTCGATTTTGGTGAATACTTCCATTGGTCTCACTTTCGATAAAAAAGCCTTTATTACCTGGCTTTCCGGAGACCCAACTTCATTTGCCATTTTCGACGGTCCGGGAGTTGGGGAATTTTCCGAAGAATTTTCGAAATATCCGAACATCATTATTTCGGACCGCTCGTCAGGATTTACGCTCGAAGCGCAATCACGGTTGTCGGAAAAGGTGCTGGCCAATATGCAGGATTTTCGGGCTTGTTGCCAGTAA
- a CDS encoding TetR/AcrR family transcriptional regulator has translation MSPRTSTQFETIRQEKRKVILEAALELFAENGFHATSMSTIAKKGGISKGLAYNYFESKNDILEEIVDEGFHQVHDLLDPDKDGVLSEEEFISFLEKTFAMVKNNHRYWKLYFALMIQPVVSENLSEKYAKAGEPLFRMMHEFIASKGSSDPEGDLMIISAMLEGTFLYAIVAPDIFPIDRMKEKVIDGIFRIIQSGNKNKAV, from the coding sequence ATGTCGCCACGTACTTCCACACAATTTGAAACCATTCGTCAGGAAAAGCGAAAGGTAATTTTAGAAGCGGCACTCGAGCTCTTTGCCGAGAATGGATTTCATGCCACGTCCATGAGTACGATTGCCAAAAAAGGAGGAATTTCGAAAGGACTTGCCTACAACTATTTCGAAAGCAAAAATGACATTCTGGAGGAAATTGTTGATGAAGGGTTTCATCAGGTTCACGATTTGCTCGACCCTGATAAAGATGGCGTTCTTTCCGAAGAAGAATTTATTTCGTTTCTCGAAAAAACGTTTGCTATGGTCAAGAACAACCATCGCTATTGGAAACTATATTTCGCGTTGATGATTCAGCCGGTGGTATCCGAAAATCTCTCCGAGAAATACGCCAAGGCTGGCGAACCGTTGTTCCGAATGATGCATGAATTTATTGCCAGCAAGGGAAGTTCTGATCCGGAAGGAGATTTAATGATCATCAGCGCTATGCTCGAGGGAACATTCCTTTATGCCATTGTCGCGCCGGATATTTTCCCAATCGATCGAATGAAAGAAAAAGTAATTGATGGAATTTTCCGGATTATTCAATCGGGAAACAAAAACAAAGCAGTATGA
- a CDS encoding response regulator transcription factor, producing MDRALIIEDDQDISNLISIHLTDMEFEVDKAYDGKEGLLKALNNPYKIIILDIRLPGMDGFEVCKKLRLEKIQTPILIVTSKSEEIDKIIGLEFGADDYITKPFSIRELMARVKAILRRSEIARQAVQSDENREIRSDGLYINVTLRMVEVYGKRIELSPKEFDLLVLFASNPGRTYTRVHLLEQVWGYQFEGYEHTVNSHINRLRSKIESSLNAPEFILTTWGVGYKFREK from the coding sequence ATGGACAGAGCGTTAATCATTGAAGATGATCAGGATATATCCAACCTAATTTCGATTCATCTGACCGACATGGAGTTTGAAGTTGACAAAGCTTACGACGGAAAGGAAGGATTGTTAAAAGCATTAAACAACCCATACAAGATTATCATTTTAGACATTCGGTTACCGGGTATGGATGGATTTGAAGTTTGTAAAAAGTTGCGTCTGGAGAAAATTCAAACGCCAATACTGATCGTGACGTCCAAATCGGAAGAGATTGACAAAATAATTGGGCTGGAGTTTGGCGCCGACGATTACATTACAAAACCATTCAGCATTCGCGAATTAATGGCACGGGTAAAAGCAATTCTTCGCCGCTCCGAAATTGCAAGACAGGCCGTTCAATCCGATGAGAATCGCGAAATCCGTTCCGATGGGTTGTATATCAATGTAACACTTCGCATGGTTGAGGTGTATGGAAAACGAATCGAATTATCGCCAAAAGAGTTTGACTTGCTGGTTTTATTCGCTTCAAATCCGGGGCGAACCTACACACGGGTTCACCTGCTCGAACAGGTCTGGGGCTATCAGTTCGAAGGTTACGAGCATACTGTGAATTCGCACATTAACCGGTTGCGTTCAAAGATTGAATCTAGCCTGAATGCTCCTGAATTTATTCTCACAACCTGGGGCGTTGGATACAAATTCAGGGAAAAATAA
- a CDS encoding bifunctional methionine sulfoxide reductase B/A protein codes for MKTFFLIIAIAFFGVQGCTQNVPKSSKLERKTTNTNYNPLTPEEAAVILNKGTERAFTGKYTDFSGKGTYVCKQCDAPLYRSSDKFKSDCGWPSFDDEIPGAVKRIPDADGMRTEIVCANCGAHLGHVFLGEGLTAKDTRHCVNSISLNFIPAGSPKTAADTAIFAGGCFWGVEYYMHKAPGVISTEVGYIGGRGEKPTYQQVCSHKSGYAEAVRIIFDPKKTSYENVAKLFFEIHDPTQINRQGPDIGDQYRSAVFYLNMEQKSTAEKLVGILRTKGYDVATVIVPATKFWKAEEYHQQYYEKENGTPYCHRYEKKF; via the coding sequence ATGAAAACATTTTTTTTAATCATCGCAATTGCCTTTTTCGGAGTTCAGGGTTGCACACAAAACGTACCTAAAAGTTCTAAATTGGAACGTAAAACAACGAATACCAACTACAATCCGCTCACTCCGGAAGAAGCTGCTGTAATTCTGAATAAAGGAACAGAGCGGGCTTTTACCGGGAAGTACACCGATTTTTCAGGAAAGGGAACATACGTTTGCAAGCAGTGTGATGCGCCTTTATACCGGTCGTCCGATAAATTTAAATCGGATTGTGGTTGGCCCAGTTTCGACGATGAAATTCCGGGAGCTGTTAAGCGCATTCCCGATGCTGATGGTATGCGAACCGAAATTGTTTGTGCCAATTGTGGTGCGCATTTGGGTCATGTATTTTTAGGCGAAGGACTTACTGCAAAAGATACACGGCATTGTGTGAATTCCATTTCACTGAATTTCATCCCGGCTGGTTCACCAAAGACTGCTGCCGATACCGCCATTTTTGCCGGTGGCTGCTTTTGGGGAGTTGAATATTACATGCACAAGGCGCCTGGTGTAATTTCGACCGAAGTGGGTTATATTGGCGGACGTGGCGAAAAACCTACCTACCAGCAGGTTTGTAGTCACAAAAGCGGCTATGCCGAAGCGGTCAGAATCATTTTTGATCCGAAGAAAACCAGTTATGAAAATGTAGCTAAACTGTTTTTTGAAATTCATGATCCGACCCAGATAAACCGGCAAGGACCCGATATCGGCGATCAATACCGTTCGGCTGTTTTTTACCTGAATATGGAGCAGAAAAGCACCGCGGAAAAGTTGGTAGGAATTTTAAGGACAAAAGGGTACGATGTGGCTACTGTAATTGTACCCGCTACAAAATTCTGGAAAGCTGAAGAATATCATCAGCAATACTATGAAAAAGAGAACGGAACGCCTTATTGCCACCGTTACGAGAAAAAGTTTTAA
- a CDS encoding ABC transporter permease, with translation MILAVAWRNIWRSKTRSLVILVAICLGLASGVFYMGFYQGMVDQRINTAIKTEASHIQIHHREYLNNPDKKFVIADADSVTKVIRSVSGVKATTSRIIMNTMIQSPTTSSGVKVTGVIPEDEKQVTNLYTRLIEGTYFEEGKRNPIVIGKKLAEKLKVKLKSKVVITLQDMQGNMTGAAFKVEGIFETSNTAFDESCVFVRNDDISRIMVMDPNSCHEIAVLLDNNEELALADQTIQSKLRGLDVKTWREIMPDVSLVESSFGLTMIIFMGVILLALLFGIINTMLMAVLERTKELGMLMAIGMNKFRVFMMILLETVMLSLVGGVCGIVLGWMLNLYFGVKGIDLGAWSTAYKSMGFDTLVYTKLSWSISFEIAVMVVVTGIIAAIYPAMKALKLKPAEAVRVDM, from the coding sequence ATGATTTTAGCAGTTGCCTGGAGAAATATCTGGAGAAGTAAAACCCGAAGTCTGGTGATTTTGGTTGCCATTTGTCTGGGGCTTGCTTCCGGAGTTTTTTACATGGGATTTTATCAGGGAATGGTCGATCAGCGCATCAACACAGCTATAAAAACCGAAGCATCGCACATCCAGATTCATCACAGGGAATACCTGAATAACCCGGACAAAAAATTTGTGATTGCTGATGCCGATTCGGTCACAAAAGTCATCCGGTCGGTTTCGGGAGTGAAAGCTACTACCAGCCGCATTATTATGAATACGATGATACAGTCGCCAACAACCAGTTCAGGAGTTAAAGTAACCGGAGTTATTCCTGAAGACGAAAAACAGGTGACCAACCTGTACACACGCCTGATTGAAGGAACTTATTTTGAAGAAGGCAAACGAAATCCAATCGTTATTGGTAAAAAACTGGCTGAAAAGCTGAAAGTGAAACTAAAATCGAAAGTGGTGATCACCCTTCAGGACATGCAGGGAAATATGACCGGGGCCGCGTTCAAAGTGGAAGGTATTTTCGAAACCTCAAATACGGCATTCGATGAAAGTTGTGTGTTTGTCAGGAACGACGACATTAGCCGGATTATGGTGATGGATCCAAATTCCTGCCACGAAATAGCGGTTTTGCTCGATAACAACGAAGAACTTGCGTTGGCCGATCAAACCATTCAGAGCAAACTACGGGGGCTCGACGTAAAAACATGGCGCGAAATTATGCCTGATGTCAGCCTGGTGGAAAGCAGTTTTGGCCTGACCATGATCATTTTTATGGGAGTTATTTTGCTGGCCTTGCTTTTCGGAATCATCAATACCATGCTGATGGCTGTGCTTGAGCGGACCAAGGAATTGGGTATGCTGATGGCCATCGGGATGAATAAATTTCGGGTGTTTATGATGATTTTGCTCGAAACCGTGATGCTTTCGCTGGTTGGCGGAGTTTGCGGAATCGTGCTCGGGTGGATGTTGAATCTCTATTTCGGCGTGAAAGGAATTGATCTGGGCGCCTGGTCAACAGCCTACAAATCGATGGGGTTCGACACGCTGGTATATACCAAGCTTTCCTGGAGTATTTCGTTTGAAATTGCAGTGATGGTTGTTGTCACCGGAATTATTGCCGCCATTTATCCGGCCATGAAAGCGCTGAAACTAAAGCCGGCGGAAGCAGTGAGGGTGGATATGTGA